Genomic segment of Maricaulis maris:
CAGCGGCGGCAGGGCCAGGTTCACCACATTGAGGCGGAACAACAGGTCTTCGCGGAAGGAGCCGTCGGCCACAGCCTTGCGCAGGTCGCGGTTCGAGGTTGCGAGAATGCGGATATTGACCTTGACCGGCTTGGTCCCGCCAACCCGGTCGATCTCGCGTTCCTGGATGGCGCGCAGCAGCTTGGCCTGAAGGCGGACATCCATTTCCGAGATTTCGTCCAGCAGCAGCGTGCCGCCATCGGCCTCTTCGAACTTGCCCACGCGGCGGGCGATGGCGCCGGTGAAGGCGCCCTTCTCGTGACCGAAGAGCTCGCTCTCCAGCAGGTTTTCCGGGATCGCGGCGCAGTTGACGGAGATGAAGGGGGCCTGGGCGCGCTTGGACTTGGTGTGGACATAGCGGGCCATGACTTCCTTGCCGGAGCCACTTTCACCGGTGATCAGGACGGAGGCGTCGGAGCCGGCGATGCGATCGGCGAGGTGGATGACGGCCTGCATGGACGGGTCGCGGGCAATCATCGGGCGTTCGTCGTCGGCAATCGCCTGCAGCACGGCGGCGATCAGGTCGGCGTCCGGCGGCATCGGAATGAATTCCTTGGCGCCGGCCCGGATGGCCGCAGCGGCCGCTTCCGGGCGGACATTGACGCCGCAGGCGACGACCGGAACCGTGATCCGCTCGGCCTCGTTGGCCTCGATCAGGGCGTGGACGTCGAGATGCAGGTCGACCATCAGCAGGTCGGCGCCGCGCCCGGCCCGCAAATGAGCGGTGGCTTGCTCGATCGTGTCCACGTGCGAGACTTTCGCGCCGCGGTCGAGGGCGATCTTGGTGGCGGTGTGAAGTTGCCCGCCCAGGCTGCCGACTATCAGAATTCGCATGATGTACTCCGTCCTCTCCGCCAGGCCTTAGCCCGCGTCCCCGTCCTTGATGATTTCCGTCATGGTCACGCCCAGCCGGTCGTCGACCACCACGACTTCGCCGCGCGCGACGAGCCGGTTGTTCACGAAGATGTCGATTGCTTCGCCAATCTTGCGGTCGAGTTCGACCACCGACCCGGAGGTCAGCTTCAGAAGCGAATTCACATCGATATGGGCCTTGCCAAGGACCGCCGAGATATTGACGGGGACGTCGAAGACCGGCGCCAGGTCTGCGGCGCTCTTTTCTTCCTCGTCCATCATCTGATCGTTGCGCTTGGGCGCTTCGACGGGCACCTGGGTGCCGTCATCGGCCAGATCGGGAAGGTCGAGATTGTCGTCAGCCATGTCTGGCCTCCTTAAGCGGCGCTCACACCGGCAGCGTGGCTGCCGGGTGCGTCGGATTGGGTTTCCTCGTCGCTTGGCGGCGAGGCCAGCCAGCGTGCGACGACGTCATTCAGTCGGTCTTCGATTTCCGCGGCGCTGCGCTGGACGGCGCCGGCGCCCCATTCGAGGCGGACATCGGCATCGGTCAGGGCCTCATCGCCGCGGACCCGGATGGCGCCGTCAAAGCCGGCGTCGCG
This window contains:
- the fliN gene encoding flagellar motor switch protein FliN, whose protein sequence is MMDEEEKSAADLAPVFDVPVNISAVLGKAHIDVNSLLKLTSGSVVELDRKIGEAIDIFVNNRLVARGEVVVVDDRLGVTMTEIIKDGDAG
- a CDS encoding sigma-54 interaction domain-containing protein; protein product: MRILIVGSLGGQLHTATKIALDRGAKVSHVDTIEQATAHLRAGRGADLLMVDLHLDVHALIEANEAERITVPVVACGVNVRPEAAAAAIRAGAKEFIPMPPDADLIAAVLQAIADDERPMIARDPSMQAVIHLADRIAGSDASVLITGESGSGKEVMARYVHTKSKRAQAPFISVNCAAIPENLLESELFGHEKGAFTGAIARRVGKFEEADGGTLLLDEISEMDVRLQAKLLRAIQEREIDRVGGTKPVKVNIRILATSNRDLRKAVADGSFREDLLFRLNVVNLALPPLRERPADIIALSEHFVKKYSAANAVDVRPISHAAQTSLLAREWTGNVRELENAMHRAVLLASGREITPDAIRMPDGSAFTGSGSHVVRQAADAAQSVQADMIGRTVAEVEQDLIINTLDHCLGNRTHAANILGISIRTLRNKLKIYSDQGLDIPAPNQPAQGVSVA